The Acidobacteriota bacterium genome window below encodes:
- a CDS encoding 4Fe-4S binding protein, with amino-acid sequence MSVSSPNLSAERGLAGQPTSGIQSAPKPVKNRGGKPLPVIPAQSTYHRYRRIIQFSCFLIFMALPFFNVMRFDIPRQRFYFAGYELWINEFGILFFSMLFMLYVVAAASMLYGRIYCGYFCPQMIFSEASLKLEERIKKFINKRFIKLPVKRRQWMSSALFYAVLLVASVFLAFVFISYFVEPRDLLGRLFSLDIKTAGGIAGAATTLITFLDFAFLRQGFCKTVCPYGYLQGMLGDKETLIVQYRDGQGADKVCIECKKCVRVCHMGIDIRNSPYQIECIHCGECIDACVDVLGRLGKPGLIHYAWGEKGELATDKKTPLLRRLGLRDAKRVIVALVLLFYASGLFVVLSMRDNVLVKIAPIRTELYRVGDDGRIYNKFRMTVANRQGKDAELTLTLDHLPGAQIELEQPLKLKPAEERQLQFEIAAPPQALPPGVNHFEIVSRVEPGGETTNNMMTFITPTKGSIERKTK; translated from the coding sequence ATGAGCGTCAGCAGCCCAAACTTATCCGCCGAGCGGGGCCTGGCTGGGCAACCCACTTCGGGGATTCAATCTGCACCGAAACCTGTCAAAAACCGCGGCGGTAAACCGTTGCCGGTGATTCCTGCGCAATCCACTTATCATCGTTATCGTCGAATCATTCAGTTTTCCTGTTTTCTGATCTTCATGGCGTTGCCGTTTTTCAATGTCATGCGGTTCGATATCCCGCGCCAGCGGTTTTACTTCGCCGGGTATGAACTGTGGATCAATGAATTCGGTATTCTGTTTTTCTCGATGCTGTTTATGCTCTACGTCGTGGCGGCGGCTTCGATGCTGTACGGGCGAATTTATTGCGGATATTTCTGCCCGCAGATGATTTTCAGCGAAGCCTCGCTGAAGCTGGAAGAACGCATCAAGAAATTCATCAACAAACGGTTTATCAAACTTCCCGTGAAACGTCGCCAATGGATGAGCAGCGCGCTGTTTTATGCCGTGCTGCTGGTGGCGTCGGTGTTTCTGGCATTTGTCTTCATTTCTTATTTTGTCGAACCGCGTGATTTGCTGGGGCGATTATTTTCGCTGGACATCAAAACGGCTGGCGGAATTGCTGGCGCGGCAACGACGCTGATTACCTTTCTGGATTTTGCCTTCCTTCGCCAGGGGTTCTGCAAAACCGTTTGTCCGTATGGTTATCTGCAAGGAATGCTTGGAGACAAGGAAACGCTGATCGTCCAATACCGCGACGGCCAAGGTGCGGACAAGGTTTGCATCGAATGCAAAAAATGCGTTCGCGTTTGTCATATGGGGATAGATATTCGCAATTCGCCGTACCAGATCGAATGCATTCATTGCGGCGAATGCATTGACGCCTGTGTGGATGTGCTTGGGCGATTGGGGAAACCCGGCCTGATCCATTATGCCTGGGGCGAGAAAGGAGAGTTGGCGACGGATAAAAAAACGCCGTTGCTTCGGCGATTGGGATTGCGCGATGCCAAACGCGTAATCGTTGCCTTGGTGTTACTGTTTTACGCCTCTGGATTGTTTGTCGTGCTTTCAATGCGCGACAACGTGTTGGTGAAGATAGCGCCGATTCGTACGGAACTTTATCGCGTTGGTGACGATGGGCGCATTTACAACAAATTCCGCATGACCGTCGCCAACCGTCAGGGTAAAGACGCCGAATTGACGCTGACGCTGGATCATCTACCCGGCGCGCAAATCGAATTGGAACAACCGCTGAAGCTGAAACCCGCTGAAGAGCGCCAACTGCAATTTGAAATTGCGGCACCACCCCAAGCCTTGCCGCCGGGCGTCAATCACTTCGAAATTGTCAGCCGCGTTGAACCGGGCGGCGAAACCACCAACAACATGATGACCTTCATCACCCCAACCAAAGGGTCAATTGAGAGGAAAACCAAATGA
- a CDS encoding bifunctional (p)ppGpp synthetase/guanosine-3',5'-bis(diphosphate) 3'-pyrophosphohydrolase, whose amino-acid sequence MIRFEEIQNKIERYQPDADLDTLRRAYLYSAMMHKDQLRASGEPYLSHPLSVANLLADMKLDVETVCTGLLHDVVEDTLAKLPDIEKNFGPTVAHLVDGVTKISNLGDVSKEDAQAESLRKMVLAMVDDVRVVMVKLADRLHNMQTLQHLKTEKRKRIAQETLDVYAPIAHRLGMSKIRAELEDLAFQNLYSDEYRQLKEEVEQRRASTEAFLEEVRSRIDDYLTENKVPFIRIDGRIKRLYSIYLKLKKQKIPLDKVYDLAAVRIIVPTKRDCYFALGVMHQYWAPFEDRIKDFIAKPRTNGYQSLHTSVIGEEGHHFEVQIRTDEMHQIAEEGIAAHWKYKEGKGQDTSEDEKMKWLRKLVESQQDLDAREFVDSLKEELPIQSAEVFARTPKGRVIELPVGATPVDFAYAIHTQVGDQCVGAKVNGRIVPLQYQIQSGDTIEILTSPSHKPNRDWLKFVATTRAKSKIKHYVAQRQREEAIEVGRKLFEKEAARLKLKLKQVLDDPLLEKYRMENGYPKLEDMYAAIGYGKLLSKTALTRFIPAEKLEELDKAETTRLQQMTQVVKRALKLGDDRIAIKGVDNVLVYRAQCCNPIRGEEVIGYITRGKGVGVHARRCKNVANLMVNRERVIEVNWVGDGGNEPYAVTLAVTTEDRTGQLAALTNAVADAKTNIRDARTDNRESSNGTRLIEMTVDILDLNHLERVRSALRKVQGVIEVERVAPQF is encoded by the coding sequence ATGATCCGCTTTGAAGAGATTCAAAACAAAATTGAGCGTTACCAGCCGGACGCTGATCTGGATACGCTTCGTCGCGCTTATCTGTATTCGGCGATGATGCACAAAGATCAGCTTCGCGCGTCAGGAGAGCCTTATCTAAGCCACCCGCTGTCGGTCGCCAACCTGTTGGCCGATATGAAGTTGGACGTGGAAACTGTCTGCACCGGATTGCTGCACGATGTAGTCGAAGACACGCTGGCAAAATTGCCGGATATTGAAAAAAACTTCGGGCCAACGGTCGCGCATCTGGTGGACGGCGTGACCAAAATCAGCAACCTCGGCGATGTTTCCAAGGAAGACGCCCAAGCCGAAAGTTTGCGCAAGATGGTGCTGGCCATGGTGGACGATGTCCGTGTTGTGATGGTGAAGCTGGCGGATCGGTTACACAATATGCAGACGCTGCAACACTTAAAAACCGAAAAACGCAAACGGATCGCGCAGGAAACCTTGGACGTGTACGCCCCGATCGCCCATCGTTTGGGAATGAGCAAAATCCGCGCGGAACTGGAAGATCTGGCGTTTCAGAACCTGTACTCTGACGAATACAGACAGTTGAAAGAGGAGGTCGAACAGCGGCGCGCTTCGACCGAAGCCTTTCTGGAAGAAGTACGGTCGCGGATTGATGATTACCTGACCGAAAACAAGGTACCGTTTATTCGGATTGATGGCCGCATCAAACGGCTTTACAGCATTTATCTGAAACTGAAGAAGCAAAAGATTCCGCTGGATAAAGTCTACGATTTGGCCGCAGTGCGGATCATTGTGCCGACCAAGCGCGATTGTTATTTTGCGCTGGGTGTAATGCACCAGTACTGGGCTCCGTTTGAAGACCGGATCAAGGATTTCATCGCCAAACCGCGCACCAATGGATACCAATCCTTGCACACGTCGGTCATCGGCGAGGAGGGGCATCACTTTGAAGTCCAGATTCGCACGGATGAAATGCACCAGATCGCCGAAGAAGGCATTGCGGCGCACTGGAAATACAAGGAAGGAAAAGGGCAGGACACCAGCGAAGACGAAAAGATGAAATGGCTGCGCAAACTGGTCGAATCCCAACAGGATCTGGATGCGCGAGAGTTCGTTGATTCGTTGAAGGAAGAGTTGCCAATCCAGTCGGCAGAGGTGTTTGCACGAACGCCCAAAGGTCGCGTGATCGAATTGCCGGTCGGCGCGACGCCAGTGGATTTCGCCTACGCCATCCACACGCAGGTTGGAGATCAATGCGTGGGTGCAAAGGTCAATGGCCGAATCGTTCCTTTACAGTACCAAATTCAAAGCGGCGACACGATTGAGATTTTGACCAGTCCGAGCCATAAGCCGAACCGGGATTGGTTGAAATTTGTCGCGACGACACGGGCCAAAAGCAAGATCAAACATTACGTCGCACAGCGGCAGCGCGAAGAAGCGATTGAAGTCGGTCGCAAGCTATTTGAGAAGGAAGCCGCCCGGTTGAAGTTGAAGCTGAAACAGGTGCTGGACGATCCGCTGCTGGAAAAATACCGGATGGAAAACGGCTATCCGAAGCTGGAAGATATGTACGCCGCCATCGGGTATGGCAAACTGCTTTCTAAAACCGCGTTGACGCGATTCATTCCGGCAGAAAAACTGGAAGAGTTGGACAAAGCCGAAACGACGCGGTTGCAGCAGATGACGCAGGTGGTCAAGCGCGCGTTGAAGCTGGGCGATGACCGCATTGCCATCAAAGGCGTGGACAACGTGCTGGTGTACCGCGCGCAATGCTGTAACCCCATTCGCGGCGAAGAAGTCATCGGATACATCACACGCGGTAAAGGAGTTGGCGTTCACGCCCGCCGCTGCAAAAACGTCGCCAACTTGATGGTCAACCGCGAACGCGTGATTGAAGTCAACTGGGTCGGCGATGGAGGCAATGAGCCTTACGCCGTGACTTTGGCGGTCACAACCGAAGATCGCACAGGACAACTGGCGGCATTGACCAACGCGGTGGCAGATGCCAAAACCAATATCCGCGATGCGCGCACGGACAACCGCGAATCGAGCAATGGCACTCGTTTGATTGAAATGACGGTAGACATTCTGGATTTGAACCATCTGGAGCGCGTCCGCAGCGCACTCCGAAAGGTCCAAGGCGTGATTGAAGTGGAACGAGTCGCGCCTCAATTCTAA
- a CDS encoding ferredoxin family protein gives MAVYIICEPCIGTKDTACVEVCPVDCIHPRKDEQEFEAATQLYINPDECIDCGACQPACPVEAIYRDEDVPEQWQNYIEINANYFK, from the coding sequence ATGGCAGTTTACATCATTTGTGAACCGTGCATTGGCACTAAAGATACGGCTTGTGTTGAGGTCTGCCCTGTGGATTGCATTCACCCCCGCAAGGACGAACAAGAATTTGAAGCGGCAACCCAACTCTATATCAATCCAGACGAATGCATTGATTGTGGAGCCTGTCAGCCTGCCTGCCCGGTTGAAGCAATTTACCGTGATGAAGACGTTCCAGAGCAATGGCAGAATTATATTGAAATAAACGCCAACTATTTCAAATAA
- a CDS encoding CAP domain-containing protein has translation MVPRNLNISEDQKNIDRKLSSGLVAVFLLSCLIVLGAYTPASAQIAGMKNQSIDLEATPISDSQIRLVWRINNPGYIGGIRIYRAHYVTPDNFVYLTSLPANALSYIDSGLKAKSTWIYRIQTQERKPAMLSAPSNSAKATTLATTDDPGTNQQTSQEPKVTMEDPSLSAIQTLSAKAISANDIELRWAIPGLAHVASLRIFRASSDDPKNFVMIGAIGANLSSYLDQDLKPRTTYYYYMKYNENSHSANLSAPSNTAIATTPDGADPNPRRRYEGLRPKPGIPYVLPDGGIGSAIPMDDQESEFLYLLNQYRLSKGLGPVRASVSLTMSADALSRDLAPRGEMSKFDSNGSGPFMRARAFGFPKLDGTNFDTLVLVSRFVNVEAFFEFTKSYSENDSMLLQPQWKVVGIGRGYDQGTYYWVLDFADYWDKTIPLPGEDTDGRIDGNERVRTRPPIDALAAGAKFSGYGDDGKPYSSVHCDQETKECWRDPAPAGNRSLRDNSFPENMIGQWHVEYQIDSRGVTHFNSPDKFDMTDFTMALMINEDGTWVSQGYKTYQDPVPAEAGTWKWLHDAGRNEEIITFYRDNGKTAAVIRVHAAPGMMTFYAVDGGDFFQGVKADGNPKDDPEVIFTPGLGFFYTSAPSFPTNMRCISCPKTNP, from the coding sequence ATGGTGCCTCGTAACTTGAATATCTCGGAAGATCAGAAAAATATTGATCGAAAATTATCTTCAGGATTGGTTGCTGTGTTTTTGCTGAGCTGTTTGATTGTGCTTGGTGCTTACACCCCCGCATCCGCGCAAATTGCCGGCATGAAAAATCAATCAATTGACCTGGAAGCGACCCCAATTTCAGATTCCCAAATTCGGTTGGTTTGGCGAATCAATAACCCTGGATACATCGGCGGAATTCGCATCTATCGTGCACACTATGTGACGCCGGACAATTTTGTATATCTGACTTCGCTGCCTGCCAACGCTTTGAGTTACATTGATTCTGGGCTGAAAGCGAAAAGCACTTGGATTTATCGTATCCAGACGCAGGAAAGAAAACCTGCCATGTTGTCGGCGCCGTCCAATTCGGCCAAAGCGACGACCTTGGCTACCACAGATGATCCTGGCACAAACCAACAGACCAGCCAGGAGCCAAAGGTCACAATGGAAGACCCCAGTCTCAGTGCGATCCAAACCCTCAGTGCCAAAGCTATCTCAGCAAATGACATTGAGTTGAGATGGGCAATTCCGGGCTTGGCTCATGTGGCTTCGCTCCGAATTTTCAGAGCATCATCCGATGATCCGAAAAATTTTGTGATGATTGGAGCCATTGGAGCCAATCTTAGCTCTTACCTTGATCAAGACCTGAAACCGCGAACCACCTACTACTATTACATGAAGTACAACGAGAACAGCCATAGCGCGAATTTGTCCGCGCCATCCAATACGGCGATTGCGACAACGCCTGATGGCGCTGATCCGAATCCGCGTCGGCGCTATGAAGGGCTGCGTCCGAAACCGGGTATCCCGTATGTATTGCCCGATGGCGGGATTGGATCGGCAATTCCGATGGACGATCAGGAAAGCGAATTTCTCTATTTGCTGAATCAGTATCGTTTGTCTAAGGGACTCGGACCGGTTCGCGCGTCTGTTTCCTTGACGATGTCAGCCGATGCCCTGAGCAGAGATTTGGCGCCGCGAGGTGAAATGAGCAAGTTTGACTCCAATGGTTCCGGCCCGTTTATGCGTGCTCGTGCGTTTGGGTTTCCGAAACTTGATGGAACGAACTTTGACACTTTGGTGCTGGTATCAAGATTTGTGAATGTTGAAGCTTTCTTTGAATTCACCAAATCGTATTCCGAAAATGATTCCATGTTGCTCCAGCCACAGTGGAAAGTAGTTGGAATTGGCCGTGGCTACGACCAGGGAACTTACTACTGGGTTTTGGATTTCGCCGATTACTGGGATAAGACCATTCCATTGCCCGGTGAAGACACTGATGGCCGAATTGATGGCAATGAGCGAGTCCGCACCCGTCCGCCGATTGATGCGCTTGCGGCAGGAGCCAAGTTCAGTGGATATGGCGATGATGGCAAACCTTATTCCTCGGTTCATTGTGACCAGGAAACGAAGGAATGCTGGCGTGATCCTGCACCGGCCGGAAACCGCAGTCTGCGTGACAATTCGTTCCCGGAAAATATGATCGGCCAATGGCACGTGGAATATCAGATTGATTCGAGAGGCGTCACGCATTTCAATTCGCCCGACAAATTCGATATGACGGATTTCACGATGGCGTTGATGATCAACGAAGATGGCACCTGGGTGTCGCAAGGGTACAAAACCTATCAAGACCCGGTTCCTGCCGAGGCTGGGACCTGGAAATGGTTGCACGACGCAGGTCGCAACGAGGAAATCATCACGTTTTACCGCGACAATGGCAAAACCGCAGCGGTCATTCGCGTTCATGCCGCGCCGGGAATGATGACGTTCTATGCTGTAGATGGCGGAGATTTCTTCCAGGGCGTCAAAGCCGATGGAAATCCGAAGGATGATCCGGAAGTTATCTTCACTCCGGGCCTTGGCTTCTTCTACACCTCGGCGCCTTCGTTCCCAACGAACATGCGCTGCATTTCATGCCCCAAAACAAACCCCTGA
- a CDS encoding sulfite exporter TauE/SafE family protein — MSAVEFSIIFGLGLVSSLHCVQMCGPVVVSFSLSLSHRKASQQIFAHLAYNVGRVITYGLLGAVAGLTGQVFDLAGRLAGIENIVAIVAGALMILAGLLMLDLLPSRFLQRFDPLRYTSQFLKPLGKRISSPAIASKFALGLMLGFLPCGLIYAALLKAMATGTALAGSLTMMAFGLGTTGALLALGVLSSTFSLKLARLNASGWGSRLTAISVALLGAVLVWRGLMPLLTMTTTQAASCHH; from the coding sequence ATGTCGGCAGTCGAGTTTTCAATTATTTTTGGTCTTGGTCTGGTCAGTAGCCTGCACTGTGTTCAGATGTGCGGACCTGTGGTTGTTTCATTCAGCCTATCCTTAAGCCATCGTAAAGCAAGTCAGCAAATCTTCGCGCATCTGGCATACAACGTAGGTCGAGTCATCACCTACGGCCTCCTCGGAGCAGTTGCAGGCCTGACCGGCCAGGTTTTCGATCTGGCCGGACGGCTGGCAGGCATTGAAAACATTGTGGCTATTGTCGCTGGGGCCTTGATGATCCTTGCTGGATTGTTAATGCTCGATCTGCTGCCTTCCCGGTTTCTGCAACGATTCGATCCTCTTCGGTACACGTCTCAATTCCTCAAACCTCTGGGCAAACGGATTTCCTCTCCAGCCATTGCCAGCAAATTTGCGCTCGGTTTGATGCTGGGCTTTTTGCCTTGCGGGCTGATTTATGCCGCATTACTAAAAGCGATGGCGACGGGCACGGCGCTTGCTGGATCACTGACAATGATGGCTTTTGGATTGGGAACGACTGGCGCGTTATTGGCGCTCGGAGTTCTATCTTCCACTTTCAGTTTGAAGCTGGCACGGTTGAATGCCAGCGGATGGGGAAGCCGATTGACCGCCATCAGCGTTGCGCTGCTTGGAGCGGTGCTGGTCTGGCGAGGACTGATGCCTTTGCTGACCATGACAACAACGCAAGCAGCAAGTTGTCATCATTGA
- a CDS encoding heavy metal translocating P-type ATPase, which produces MAEETNDKLCDLCGLTVNRYPFARSFEGEEKSFCCLGCMNVYAILLESGVIASGQDVRETEVFKRSMALGLIATRDQNGKDALPPIPADAQTQEVLLQVSGMWCSSCAWLIEHTLKKERGVVSAEAFFASDLVKVKYCPQYLPPDRISERIAGLGYKTSECSGDNEIVNAERRDLLLRLGIAGFLYLNIMTLSMALYVGYFEQIAESVRRFLPFVLMALATPIIFYSAMPILKPAWLGLRNRVIRMETLLGLGILTAYVYSAVQAFLGGHVYFDTASAIVTLVLVGKVIERNAKEQTSRAITLLYRMMPKKVRLVARTAAGIEEKFVSVDALNVGDVFAVKAGERIPADGEVIAGSSHADESLLTGESVPVEKEPGSRVIAGSLNSGGVLEVRASKVGEDTTLMQIIKLVEQALGSKSSLERTVDRISRLFVPGVIAIAALTFLVCWLGGFTPLGEALMRAITILVIACPCALGMATPLALTAAIGSASRRGILVSDSRVLETIRKVDTIVFDKTGTITEGDFALLEFEPIQTGSETESLAEMAQEEFSLLFSTTVRLGDEHRVVPPAFDAEESLRLVASLERYSEHPLSRAVLKRAEEERIELLEARDVEIRKGLGVTGSVAGHRVFVGNRHLAEEEGVWINFSMEVRAESLEAKGLTVAFFGWDGQLKGLMALGDQVRPEAELVIADFRRRGVKTMIVSGDAQATTARVASLVGADDFLAEALPVNKTAVIEQLQQQGQFVAMIGDGINDAPALAVANLGIAVGSGADVAMKAAAVVLMTNSLGKLSEVFELANKTWRIVRQNLFWAFFYNSLGISLAVAGILNPIMAAGAMLLSSLSVIGNSLRLGRQ; this is translated from the coding sequence ATGGCCGAAGAAACGAACGATAAATTGTGCGACCTTTGCGGCCTGACGGTAAACCGTTATCCGTTCGCGCGCAGCTTCGAGGGCGAGGAAAAATCGTTTTGCTGTCTGGGCTGTATGAACGTGTATGCCATTTTACTGGAAAGCGGCGTGATCGCCTCAGGCCAGGACGTCCGCGAAACGGAAGTATTCAAACGCAGCATGGCGCTTGGACTGATTGCGACCAGAGATCAAAACGGAAAGGATGCTTTGCCGCCGATTCCTGCCGATGCGCAGACACAGGAAGTTTTGCTGCAAGTTTCCGGGATGTGGTGTTCGTCTTGCGCCTGGTTGATCGAACACACGCTGAAAAAAGAGCGCGGCGTGGTTTCCGCCGAAGCTTTTTTCGCCTCCGATCTGGTCAAGGTCAAATACTGTCCGCAATACCTGCCGCCGGATCGAATCTCCGAGCGAATTGCCGGGCTTGGGTACAAAACCAGCGAATGCAGCGGCGATAATGAAATTGTAAATGCCGAACGGCGCGATTTGCTGTTGCGGTTGGGCATCGCAGGGTTTTTGTACCTGAACATCATGACGTTGAGCATGGCGCTGTACGTCGGGTACTTTGAACAGATCGCCGAAAGCGTGCGCCGGTTTTTGCCCTTTGTGCTGATGGCATTGGCAACGCCGATCATCTTTTATTCGGCGATGCCGATTTTGAAACCCGCCTGGCTTGGATTGCGCAATCGTGTGATCAGGATGGAAACCTTGCTCGGATTGGGAATTCTGACTGCGTATGTTTACAGCGCAGTGCAGGCATTCCTGGGCGGGCATGTGTACTTCGATACGGCTTCGGCCATTGTCACGCTGGTTCTGGTTGGAAAAGTGATTGAGCGAAACGCCAAGGAGCAAACTTCGCGCGCAATTACCTTGTTGTACCGGATGATGCCGAAAAAAGTCCGGCTCGTGGCGCGAACGGCCGCCGGCATCGAAGAAAAATTTGTTTCGGTGGACGCGTTGAACGTCGGTGATGTGTTCGCCGTCAAAGCCGGGGAACGAATTCCCGCCGATGGAGAAGTGATCGCCGGAAGCTCTCATGCCGACGAGTCGCTGCTGACGGGCGAATCAGTGCCGGTTGAAAAGGAACCCGGCAGCCGCGTGATTGCCGGAAGTTTGAATTCTGGCGGCGTGTTGGAAGTTCGCGCGTCGAAGGTCGGCGAAGACACGACGCTGATGCAAATCATCAAGCTGGTCGAACAGGCATTGGGCAGTAAATCTTCGCTGGAGCGAACGGTTGACCGAATTTCTCGGCTGTTTGTGCCCGGAGTGATTGCCATTGCCGCGTTGACCTTTCTGGTTTGCTGGCTCGGTGGATTTACTCCGCTCGGAGAAGCGTTGATGCGCGCCATCACGATTCTGGTCATTGCCTGTCCCTGCGCGCTGGGAATGGCCACGCCGCTGGCGTTGACGGCGGCCATTGGGTCGGCTTCGCGCAGAGGCATTTTGGTGAGCGACAGTCGGGTGCTGGAAACCATTCGCAAAGTGGACACGATCGTTTTCGATAAAACGGGAACGATTACCGAGGGCGATTTTGCATTGCTGGAATTTGAGCCGATTCAAACTGGCTCTGAAACAGAGAGCCTCGCGGAAATGGCGCAGGAGGAATTTTCCTTGTTGTTTTCAACAACGGTACGGCTTGGCGATGAACACCGAGTTGTGCCTCCGGCATTTGACGCCGAAGAAAGCTTGCGGCTAGTTGCTTCGCTGGAACGATATTCGGAACATCCGCTCTCACGTGCCGTGCTCAAACGCGCGGAGGAAGAACGGATTGAATTGCTCGAAGCCCGAGATGTCGAAATCCGCAAAGGGCTTGGCGTCACGGGATCGGTCGCCGGGCATAGGGTCTTCGTCGGCAATCGGCACCTGGCGGAAGAGGAAGGTGTTTGGATTAACTTTTCGATGGAAGTACGCGCTGAATCCCTGGAAGCAAAGGGGCTGACAGTGGCGTTCTTTGGCTGGGACGGGCAATTGAAAGGATTGATGGCCTTGGGGGATCAAGTCAGGCCAGAAGCCGAACTTGTGATTGCCGATTTCCGGCGACGAGGCGTCAAAACGATGATCGTTTCCGGTGATGCGCAGGCCACCACTGCCAGAGTGGCATCCCTGGTCGGCGCAGATGATTTTCTGGCTGAAGCCTTGCCCGTGAACAAAACCGCCGTCATCGAACAATTGCAGCAGCAGGGACAATTCGTTGCCATGATTGGCGACGGCATCAACGATGCTCCGGCGTTGGCGGTTGCCAATCTCGGTATTGCCGTTGGTTCGGGAGCGGACGTTGCGATGAAAGCGGCGGCAGTTGTCTTGATGACCAACTCGCTCGGCAAATTGTCGGAAGTGTTTGAGCTGGCGAACAAAACCTGGCGCATCGTCCGGCAAAACCTGTTTTGGGCATTTTTCTATAACTCGCTCGGCATCAGCCTCGCCGTCGCCGGAATCTTGAACCCAATCATGGCCGCCGGAGCCATGCTGCTTTCCAGTTTGTCCGTGATCGGGAATTCACTCCGCTTAGGTAGACAGTAA
- the malQ gene encoding 4-alpha-glucanotransferase, which translates to MSFPRTSGVLLHPTSLPNGSGIGDLGKAAYDFVDFLEEAGQSLWQVLPLGPTGYGDSPYQSFSAFAGNPLLINLESLVEDGLLDAADLAESSKFPADRVDYGPVIEFKTRMLTKAHASFVARAAENDKADYLNFASQTEWWLEDYAAFRAIKDQHQGQEWTKWEPYLRDRQDEAMHFFRENHAIEISRHKFWQYLFFKQWLKLAKYANDKGVKIIGDIPIFVAHDSADVWANPHLFHLDEEGQPLLVAGVPPDYFSETGQLWGNPLYRWDLMAKNEYQWWIKRIRATLSMVDIIRLDHFRGFEKYWAVPATETTAINGSWELGPGADFFNAIQLAFANADGELPIIAEDLGFITPEVEQLRHQFGFPGMYVLQFSFGMTPEEDKYKPYSFASNSVVYTGTHDNDTTIGWFTAENANTLSADENNREREFVLKYLGTDGSELNWDFICLALASVANTAIIPLQDILACGSEARMNVPSRESGNWSWRFQWEQLTPELRARLGELTEIYGRNRARLKQVAKTDSDSSDSSDDSTASA; encoded by the coding sequence ATGAGTTTCCCGCGGACAAGTGGCGTCCTGTTACATCCCACGTCTCTGCCAAACGGTAGTGGAATCGGAGATTTGGGGAAAGCCGCGTATGACTTCGTAGATTTTCTGGAAGAAGCGGGACAAAGCCTCTGGCAAGTATTGCCTTTGGGGCCAACTGGTTATGGCGATTCGCCGTATCAAAGCTTTTCAGCCTTTGCGGGGAATCCCTTGTTGATCAATCTTGAATCTCTGGTTGAGGACGGTTTGCTGGATGCGGCCGATCTGGCTGAGTCGTCGAAGTTTCCCGCTGATCGAGTGGATTACGGCCCTGTCATCGAATTCAAAACCCGTATGCTGACCAAGGCGCACGCCAGTTTTGTCGCTCGCGCCGCGGAAAATGACAAGGCCGATTATTTGAACTTTGCCAGCCAGACCGAATGGTGGTTGGAAGATTACGCCGCCTTTCGTGCGATCAAGGATCAACACCAAGGCCAGGAATGGACGAAATGGGAACCGTACTTGCGCGACCGTCAGGATGAAGCCATGCATTTCTTCCGCGAAAACCACGCGATTGAAATCAGTCGGCATAAATTCTGGCAATACCTGTTTTTCAAACAGTGGTTGAAACTGGCGAAGTACGCAAACGACAAAGGCGTCAAAATCATCGGCGACATTCCGATCTTTGTTGCGCATGATTCTGCGGATGTCTGGGCGAATCCACATTTGTTTCATCTGGACGAGGAAGGCCAGCCGCTGTTGGTGGCAGGTGTGCCGCCGGATTATTTCAGCGAAACCGGCCAGCTTTGGGGAAATCCGCTGTATCGTTGGGATTTGATGGCGAAGAATGAGTATCAATGGTGGATCAAACGGATTCGAGCGACGCTTTCCATGGTGGACATTATCCGATTGGATCATTTTCGCGGGTTTGAAAAGTATTGGGCTGTTCCCGCAACGGAAACGACCGCCATCAATGGTAGTTGGGAACTCGGCCCCGGAGCCGATTTCTTCAACGCCATCCAACTCGCTTTCGCCAATGCCGACGGCGAATTGCCGATCATTGCCGAAGACCTGGGATTCATTACGCCGGAAGTCGAACAGCTTCGCCATCAATTCGGCTTTCCGGGTATGTACGTCTTGCAGTTTTCCTTTGGCATGACGCCGGAAGAAGACAAATATAAACCCTACAGTTTTGCATCAAATTCTGTCGTATATACAGGCACCCACGACAACGACACTACCATCGGATGGTTCACGGCGGAAAACGCCAACACCCTGAGCGCGGACGAAAACAACCGGGAACGCGAATTTGTCCTGAAATATCTGGGCACGGATGGCAGCGAATTGAATTGGGATTTTATTTGCCTGGCATTGGCATCGGTTGCCAACACGGCGATCATTCCGTTGCAAGATATTTTGGCTTGCGGCAGCGAAGCGCGCATGAACGTCCCGTCGCGCGAAAGCGGAAATTGGAGTTGGCGGTTTCAATGGGAACAACTGACGCCGGAACTTCGCGCTCGACTGGGCGAACTCACCGAAATTTACGGGCGCAACCGAGCGCGACTGAAACAGGTTGCCAAAACGGATTCAGACAGCAGCGATAGTTCGGATGATTCCACAGCATCTGCATAA